Genomic segment of Microcebus murinus isolate Inina chromosome 14, M.murinus_Inina_mat1.0, whole genome shotgun sequence:
CCCCGGGACAACATGGCCTCCCTGATCCAACGGATCGCCCGCCAGGCTTGCCTCACCTtccggggcggcgggggcggccgcAGAGCTTCCGACCGCGGCGCGGCGTCTGGCCCCGAGGCGCCGATGTCGCCAGGCTTCCCGGAGAACCTGAGCAAGCTGAAGAGCCTGCTGACCCAGGTCCGCGCCGAGGACTTGAACATCGCCCCGCGCAAGGCCACGCTGCAGCCACTGCCGCCCAACCTGCCGCCCGTCACCTACATGCACATCTACGAGACCGACGGCTTCAGCCTGGGCGTGTTCCTGCTCAAGAGCGGCACGTCCATCCCGTTGCATGACCACCCGGGCATGCACGGCATGCTCAAGGTGCTGTACGGCACCGTGCGCATCAGCTGCATGGACAAGCTGGAGGCGAGCGGCGGGCAGCGGCCGCGGGCCCCGCCGCCGGAGCAGCAGTTCGAGCCGCCGCTGCAGCCCCGGGAGCGGGATGCGGTGCGGCTGGGCGTGCTGCGCTCGCGGGCGGAGTACACCGAGGCCAGCGGTCCCTGCGTCCTCACGCCGCACCGGGACAACCTGCACCAGATCGACGCAGTGGACGGGCCCGCCGCCTTTCTGGACATCCTGGCCCCGCCCTACGACCCAGACAATGGCCGGGACTGCCACTATTACCGGGTGCTGGAGCCCGTCAGGGCCAAGGAGGCCTCTGGCTCGACCTGTGACCTGCCCCGAGAGGTGTGGCTCCTGGAGACCCCGCAGGCCGATGATTTCTGGTGCGAGGGAGAGCCCTATCCAGGTCCCAAGGTCTTCCCTTGAACCCGCCGGCGCTCGGGAGCGGGGGGCCGAAGACGCGCCCTAGCCTATCAGGGCCTGGCTGCCCGCG
This window contains:
- the ADO gene encoding 2-aminoethanethiol dioxygenase, with the translated sequence MPRDNMASLIQRIARQACLTFRGGGGGRRASDRGAASGPEAPMSPGFPENLSKLKSLLTQVRAEDLNIAPRKATLQPLPPNLPPVTYMHIYETDGFSLGVFLLKSGTSIPLHDHPGMHGMLKVLYGTVRISCMDKLEASGGQRPRAPPPEQQFEPPLQPRERDAVRLGVLRSRAEYTEASGPCVLTPHRDNLHQIDAVDGPAAFLDILAPPYDPDNGRDCHYYRVLEPVRAKEASGSTCDLPREVWLLETPQADDFWCEGEPYPGPKVFP